The Virgibacillus phasianinus genome includes a window with the following:
- a CDS encoding LysE family translocator: MNIVAFLSYVIITSITPGPSNILMMNEARRFSFMGSWRFSSGILTGFAVLGILSGVLTTGLYNWIPVLEPYFKIIGAAYLLYLAWQVGMPKDTTDNSSGVQSSFLSGFIIQIINVKSILFFLTVMSAFILPFNHSINSIVLCLIVTILLGWSALLLWSGFGSIFKRLFAKHDKLFRVIMSLLLIYSAVSIFL, encoded by the coding sequence ATGAATATAGTAGCATTTCTTTCTTATGTAATTATTACATCCATTACACCTGGTCCAAGTAACATCTTGATGATGAATGAAGCAAGAAGATTTAGCTTCATGGGATCGTGGCGGTTCAGCAGCGGGATTTTGACTGGATTTGCAGTGCTAGGGATTCTAAGTGGGGTATTAACAACGGGTCTATACAACTGGATTCCTGTTTTAGAGCCATATTTTAAAATTATCGGCGCAGCATATCTGCTTTACTTGGCATGGCAGGTGGGTATGCCCAAGGATACAACGGATAATTCTAGTGGAGTGCAATCCTCATTTCTATCGGGATTTATCATTCAGATTATCAATGTCAAAAGCATTTTGTTTTTCTTAACTGTGATGAGTGCATTTATATTGCCTTTTAATCATTCTATTAATTCCATCGTACTCTGTTTAATCGTAACCATTTTACTAGGCTGGTCAGCGTTGCTCTTATGGTCAGGGTTCGGTTCAATCTTTAAAAGATTGTTTGCTAAACATGATAAATTATTTCGGGTAATTATGAGTTTGTTATTGATTTACTCTGCTGTCAGTATTTTTCTGTAG
- a CDS encoding LysR family transcriptional regulator, with protein sequence MEIRHLITFQTIVEVGSYTGAASKLDYTQSTITSHIQALENEIGGALFTYVKRNLKLTHLGRELMPLAEDLLSTHDQIKNMQNAHEVRGVLKVAAPESLTISRLSPIIREFSLKYPHVKIILSNGTCGQNQIDLMRGQVDIALMVYPEIELEKCIHYPLIEEEMVIISSNDGPNHFDDYKNSSTKHYFITNEEGCSYRTMFERHLLKHDIQNFQTMELWSIEAIKQTVMSGLGFSVLPYITVKDEVENGKLKVLTHSEELDPIYSHMLIKKKKWLSPAVEAFTELVLDSISESN encoded by the coding sequence ATGGAGATTAGGCATCTTATAACCTTTCAAACCATTGTAGAAGTCGGTAGTTATACAGGAGCTGCTTCTAAGTTGGATTATACTCAGTCCACCATAACCTCACATATTCAAGCACTTGAAAACGAAATTGGCGGCGCGCTTTTTACGTATGTGAAAAGAAATTTGAAGCTTACGCATTTAGGAAGGGAATTAATGCCCTTAGCGGAAGATTTGCTTTCCACCCATGACCAGATTAAGAATATGCAAAACGCACACGAAGTTAGGGGAGTATTAAAAGTGGCTGCACCGGAGTCATTAACCATTTCCCGATTAAGTCCAATAATAAGGGAGTTTTCCTTAAAGTATCCACATGTCAAAATCATCTTAAGCAATGGCACTTGTGGGCAAAACCAGATTGATTTAATGCGCGGACAAGTAGATATTGCTTTAATGGTCTACCCGGAAATTGAATTAGAAAAATGTATTCATTATCCTTTAATTGAGGAAGAAATGGTCATTATTAGCAGTAACGATGGTCCAAATCATTTTGATGACTATAAAAATAGTAGCACCAAGCATTATTTTATAACAAATGAAGAAGGATGCAGTTACCGAACCATGTTTGAAAGGCACCTTCTAAAGCACGACATTCAAAACTTTCAAACCATGGAATTATGGAGCATTGAAGCTATTAAACAAACCGTTATGAGCGGACTTGGATTCTCTGTTTTACCTTATATTACCGTTAAAGATGAAGTAGAAAATGGCAAATTAAAGGTTCTAACACACTCGGAAGAACTGGACCCAATATATTCCCATATGTTAATCAAAAAGAAAAAATGGCTTTCACCAGCAGTAGAGGCTTTCACAGAACTTGTTCTGGACTCTATCAGCGAATCTAATTAA
- a CDS encoding sigma-54 interaction domain-containing protein has protein sequence MINSFDKKGPGSKEYTNWLEETIDSINDGILVIDSQGTVQFVNTEYTKITGVQPEAILGKPLKEVRKGAILPEALKDGKRRAGIYRREGQIEYVIDTAPVRKHGKIVGAVSVCKSLNEVHFLTKELKNSKERLARLENTVGHMYQTKYTFDDIIGKDGGLKETVELAKKAAHSNLNILIQGESGTGKELFAHAIHSEGPRAKFPFIPVNCAAIPAELLESELFGYEEGSFTSSKKGGKVGLFELSNYGTLFLDEIGDLPFELQAKLLRVLQEGRIRKVGGLQEREIDVQVITATNKDLGKLVDKKRFREDLYYRLNGVPIMITPLRERRRDITSFINFLVKQQTTTQQQIQITEDAFQILSQYDWPGNTRELYNAIHYALSMTEAEYIEPQHLPEIICRHGSISNIYSHQSLKEIIKNTEREVIRQTLKTCGETLEGKKLAAQHLGISLATLYNKMDQ, from the coding sequence GTGATTAATAGTTTTGATAAAAAAGGACCAGGTTCTAAAGAATATACTAATTGGCTTGAGGAAACGATTGATTCTATTAATGATGGGATTCTAGTGATAGATTCGCAAGGAACAGTTCAATTTGTTAACACTGAATATACAAAAATAACAGGTGTACAACCAGAGGCTATTCTCGGCAAACCCTTGAAAGAAGTTCGAAAAGGAGCAATTCTACCCGAGGCATTAAAAGACGGTAAGCGAAGAGCCGGCATCTATCGCAGGGAAGGACAAATTGAATATGTAATTGATACAGCACCCGTACGTAAACATGGAAAAATTGTTGGCGCCGTTTCTGTTTGTAAAAGCTTAAATGAGGTTCACTTTCTGACAAAAGAACTTAAAAATAGCAAAGAACGACTTGCCAGATTGGAAAATACCGTGGGTCATATGTACCAAACTAAGTATACGTTTGATGATATTATTGGAAAAGATGGAGGTCTGAAGGAAACAGTAGAATTAGCAAAGAAAGCAGCGCATTCGAATTTAAACATACTAATACAAGGAGAAAGCGGTACGGGAAAGGAGTTATTTGCTCATGCTATTCATAGTGAAGGGCCCCGTGCAAAGTTTCCCTTTATTCCAGTTAATTGTGCAGCCATACCTGCAGAACTTCTGGAAAGCGAATTATTTGGTTATGAGGAGGGATCATTTACTAGTTCTAAAAAAGGCGGGAAGGTCGGTCTTTTTGAATTATCCAATTATGGTACTCTCTTTTTAGATGAGATAGGTGATTTGCCTTTTGAACTTCAGGCAAAACTGCTTCGTGTTTTACAGGAAGGAAGGATCCGAAAAGTCGGTGGCTTACAGGAACGAGAAATTGATGTTCAAGTCATAACGGCTACAAATAAGGATTTGGGAAAATTGGTAGATAAGAAACGGTTTCGAGAAGATTTATATTATCGGCTTAATGGTGTTCCTATTATGATTACACCGTTGCGGGAGAGAAGAAGAGACATCACTTCATTCATCAATTTTTTGGTTAAGCAACAAACAACCACGCAACAGCAAATTCAGATAACTGAGGATGCATTTCAAATCCTTAGTCAATACGATTGGCCCGGTAATACACGGGAATTATATAATGCTATCCACTATGCGCTAAGTATGACTGAAGCAGAATATATTGAACCGCAGCACTTACCAGAAATCATTTGCAGGCATGGTTCCATAAGCAACATATATTCCCATCAAAGTCTCAAAGAAATCATAAAAAACACAGAACGGGAAGTTATCAGGCAAAC